The Pseudodesulfovibrio sp. S3 nucleotide sequence GACATGGTGGGTTTGCACTGTATGCCAAAACAACAAAAGGCAAGACCTGACCCCATTTCTCTGACCCCATTTCTCTGTGTTTGGCGGGAATCAGATGTACTGCCAGACTTTGCCGATTGTTGTTTCCATAACAGCAACGGCGCAAAGATCGCTACAGGCTATCCCGACAAGCTCGGCCCGAAGCCTCTCTTCCCCCTGCCTTTTGTTGAAGGCGTCCATTACCGCAATGGATTCGCTGCGGGTGCGCGATTGCGGAGAGCTGCCGTCATGCGTCCGGGGATGGTAGCCTATGTAAATCTGTTTGACCTTTTCCTGTTCACTGTTCATATCCTGCCCTCGTTGGTTTATGGTTGTTCCGGGTTGTATCCTGGGCCGGTATCCGTAATCCGGCCTGGGGGTCAATGAATTTCATCCGCCTACACTTAATCCCTGGCGGTGCCTGCAAGCCTGTCCGCATCTCAAGCAGGCCCTTTTGCAATTAAAGTGGGGTCAGCCTCATTTCACTTAACAGCTAAAGTGCTATAAAAATGGCTTTTTTTATTAAATAGTCAAGTTTTTCTTGTTCGTGCCAAGCATTTACGCAGGACACGTTCTGCGCTACCGCACTCTAAGGCCGAAACACGCTGAAAATCCATTCAAACATGCCGCCCCCCAAATCCAAGCTGGGAGTAGCTGTTTTACGTTTCATCTCTGCATTTTTTTTTTTGTTCCAACGGAAGCGAGTCCACTTTTCGGACCACTGAGTGACATGCAGCTTAGTCAGGCTGCGCCTTCATGCCATCCACCCGATATCATATGCGTATCCTTTGTATATCCCACAAAAAAAGGCTTGGAAGGAAATCCTTTCAAGCCTTTAAATCCATTGGTGGAACTGGAAGAAGTCGAAACTCCGGCCCTTGAATGCCGTTCAAAGACACAACCCATGGCAACGCATCTTCAAGCCTCGCAAGGCGGAAGCCCCTTGAGTGGGCTCAAGGCAATCACGCCCTGGGTCTCTGGCGTCAGCGGCATCATCCTCCGGCAGTGACCAGAGTGGTGATGCCGGAGTCGGCCGAAGGATTGAACACCGAGAAGGAATTGAGAACGATTTTCTTTGGTCCGTAGAAGGCAAAGGGCCTGTTTTTTACATACGCCCAACGCTGGGTACCGTATTCAAAATGCCACCACTCGCCGTGGTAGTTCACGAATCCGGCCCGGGTCATGACGTCGAAAAGCAAACGGCGATTACTGAGAGCCACTTCTTCTTCGTCACTGAGTCCTTTCCCGCACTCAAGGCACTCCTCAAAGTAGCGGGTATTGGAAATCGGCCCGGGGTAGTCAAAGGGCGCTCCAAAGAAGAGTGGGACGCCGTCCGTGGTCGCGATGGTCAAATCCACCGCCCCGCCCGTTGCATGAGGCGACGGG carries:
- a CDS encoding M15 family metallopeptidase, with translation MGTPSWETVFGVEIRENNEDFVPLSLAENQILVRPAYYGAGIDRALPECYARDSIRKRLLQANALLPEGLRLIILDSWRSKETQVALFGACSSALAKAYPDKDEKSIKEMTEEFVAPPSLEKTRPSPHATGGAVDLTIATTDGVPLFFGAPFDYPGPISNTRYFEECLECGKGLSDEEEVALSNRRLLFDVMTRAGFVNYHGEWWHFEYGTQRWAYVKNRPFAFYGPKKIVLNSFSVFNPSADSGITTLVTAGG